The following coding sequences are from one Candidatus Zixiibacteriota bacterium window:
- the sprA gene encoding cell surface protein SprA produces MITTLHRKLLILAVAVALAILSACPALADGLFVAEFDDPPGAVSQYREPDYSFSAALYPLSFPLISQRMKRQPVLVRASSATSSLTFNTEFYKRGKNSQSLVPISADAQRFMNYRLDKSTREQFRRVTTRAITNPNRKKQDAGLGITVALPRRLDRVFGEGGAGLKVTGFRKITFSGRSNWTDAANSDTHRQSKFPSLNMEQVYQFDITGTIGSKISVKVSQNSQTDIPLANRIQLRYKGDEDDILKVIEAGNTNLSLPRTALVGYSARVNGLFGIKAAAQVGSLKMTAIASQEKGSADRIAITPGGEENATVIRDYEFAKGRVFDLGYPGEFEADDKIVNLIIYEEMRSAKDITEADGVAEFMVDPRDPSLYATEGQGGIYVKEVSSESYTWEDDPERNLHYVVFNSEKGRNLWLGAYIQVQKGNDTITIGDLTYGTTGDSLALRILRPHDPIPDYQSWKLMWRNCYNISRGVELEDLNLKVLKGLAGSELTTNVLDYQDVGGLTQNYIEILGLDQYNSANQKVPDGRVDDRPDIYRPDWGLIIFPNREPFRTRSTFFDVSGNETQFLQDTVPEIYVSTNTSSAQRDNSQYFLRISTKSRGSIIRLNRANIIEGSERVTANGKALTKGTDYTIDYSFGQINLISQEALDPNSELAVDFEYAPFLAIQKKTLLGLRSEYEYSKDFKFGTTVLYKSDKAQDRKPRVGQETAKALVYDLDASLTLRPSFITKMVDALPLVETESPSNFTISGEIAQSHPNPNIDGVAYVDDFESALDQLSLRTSRTSWTKSSQPVTLGDGWIRGQMLWHTPRDLVSVDDVWDREAAQGQGTVRTFRMIFRPRHVETEIIVDDQDQVLVDTVATGLSSWAGIMRSLPGGVDPKRAQLLEVRARAKSGKLHFDFGRISEDVNGNGFAESEDGITSGGAQNGAVEEDEDVGLDGLIDADESEIYDQIKHVYPDPAGDNWYFLDDGKCPIPNCDTIDWENEATRYEWLNGTEGNINDPSVQGRPDQEVLSSGLKTANSYFSFVLDFEADSFKVPESNWPPGVGEDRQWWTYRIPIQDSTALDTIVDASGMPRWEDVQHVRVWFEDDSMDDDSWDTVEVAAWYFVQSNWQDSVISPEEEPLTRFVVASVSTEDGTFSPPSGVEAYEDPTTNVTEAQRGLLLQFQNLNNIDTCLAVKEMIAVDQYSGYRGMEMFVYGDPSMGISPDIRFFFRIGSNAANFYEYRTFIDTGWSNGNHVKFNFDELTGFKDSLIRNSPKGQQQNIDDSNSVYRIKGKPNLNEVRYFAAGIVNTATSDTTLNGFVWLDELRVTGVRKDVGTAGRLSVSGSLADLLTYSFNFDSRDPFFRPISSATRGGGQNNLGSGKTTTSYRYSLTLQAHRFLPPSWGANIPIGYTYSKRTTTPLLRTGTDIVLPEEVRQLEQDLEESRSFTIRESFRHKGKNLLFDILLNRVSNNVTYGRKVSRRVTQPYGFNENFGVSSSLDMNIKGIPRPPILFWTKSIPVLKRFSETTIGIYPTNWKFSGNFNRNISVTDDPNDNRRSTYKRDFGGRMDLGYNLFDNLKSSFNLSTKRDLSDHDLVNVSLNDFRLGLETSFSQSFKSSFDPKLLSWFTTSFGYQAGYSDSWDRTIEARHTKMSRSWNVKGRFDHLGLFGGKSTGGERKFAGRRRTTPRGQKKDKDGEKEEEDKKTKGRPIYDYPLSLMRFLTGWIKPPTYSYGQSFNSSVPGTLERPLWRYRFGLERTTDVAVVNQSRSVSAGEGINYDASSGFSFLGGISCDVAFKRSITRDVVKQGSRKESISTSWPELKIRIQTFKTLPLLKPIVNRLIDVFAPRTGFSRSTKETVDLDGGFTTQKSVSTKYNPLLSVNFKVFKDLSLNGSAAMSRDESEKYNLSDGSPQSKSRSSTRSLAFDTKYSFRAPGGIGIPLLGRLKFQSQVSITLTVKINASKAETSSGGRPWVASSDKSDFSWSAVVGYSFSRQIKGGLSTRWQDSNDNYRNQKRHMREVSIWTEIRF; encoded by the coding sequence GTGATTACTACGCTCCATCGAAAACTCCTCATTCTTGCCGTTGCCGTGGCCCTTGCCATATTGTCGGCATGTCCGGCACTGGCGGATGGCCTTTTTGTAGCAGAATTCGACGACCCACCCGGGGCTGTATCTCAATACCGTGAGCCGGACTACAGTTTTTCGGCAGCTCTGTATCCACTGTCCTTCCCCTTGATTTCTCAGAGGATGAAACGCCAGCCTGTATTGGTCCGGGCAAGTTCGGCCACCTCCTCGCTTACTTTTAACACCGAGTTCTACAAACGCGGAAAAAACTCGCAGTCGCTGGTGCCGATTTCAGCCGATGCTCAGAGGTTCATGAACTACCGGTTGGACAAGAGCACCCGCGAACAGTTTCGCAGAGTAACGACGCGGGCAATCACCAATCCTAACCGAAAGAAACAAGATGCCGGACTGGGAATCACGGTAGCACTGCCCAGGCGTCTCGATCGAGTGTTTGGTGAAGGCGGCGCCGGACTGAAAGTGACCGGTTTTCGCAAAATCACTTTTTCGGGTCGCTCCAACTGGACCGATGCGGCCAATTCAGACACCCATCGTCAAAGCAAGTTTCCATCCTTGAACATGGAGCAGGTTTACCAGTTCGATATCACCGGTACCATAGGTTCCAAGATCTCCGTGAAAGTGTCCCAGAACAGCCAGACCGACATCCCACTGGCCAACAGGATTCAACTCCGCTACAAAGGTGATGAAGACGACATTCTCAAAGTGATCGAGGCCGGTAACACCAATCTCAGTCTACCGCGCACCGCCCTGGTGGGGTACTCGGCCAGAGTGAACGGGCTGTTTGGTATCAAAGCGGCGGCTCAGGTGGGCAGTCTCAAAATGACCGCTATCGCCTCGCAGGAAAAAGGTTCGGCCGACCGGATTGCTATCACCCCGGGCGGCGAGGAGAATGCAACGGTCATTCGCGATTACGAATTCGCCAAAGGACGTGTTTTTGATCTGGGCTACCCCGGGGAGTTCGAAGCCGACGATAAGATTGTCAACCTGATTATCTATGAGGAAATGCGAAGTGCCAAGGATATCACCGAGGCCGACGGTGTTGCCGAGTTCATGGTCGATCCCCGCGATCCGAGCCTCTATGCAACCGAAGGTCAGGGTGGAATTTATGTCAAGGAGGTATCCTCCGAATCCTACACCTGGGAGGATGATCCGGAACGTAACCTGCACTACGTAGTTTTCAACTCGGAAAAGGGCCGGAACTTATGGTTGGGCGCGTATATACAGGTACAGAAAGGAAATGACACGATCACCATAGGGGACCTGACCTATGGCACCACCGGGGACTCTCTGGCCCTGCGAATTCTAAGACCCCACGATCCCATTCCGGATTATCAGTCCTGGAAACTCATGTGGCGAAACTGCTACAACATATCACGCGGGGTCGAACTGGAGGACCTGAATCTCAAAGTTCTCAAGGGCCTGGCCGGAAGCGAACTGACCACCAATGTTCTGGACTATCAGGATGTGGGTGGTCTTACCCAGAACTACATCGAAATCCTCGGGCTGGATCAGTATAACTCGGCTAATCAGAAAGTCCCGGACGGACGTGTGGATGATCGTCCGGATATTTACCGACCCGACTGGGGTCTGATAATATTCCCTAACCGTGAACCGTTCAGAACCAGATCGACTTTCTTCGATGTCTCTGGAAATGAAACCCAGTTTCTCCAGGACACCGTTCCCGAGATCTACGTGTCCACCAACACCAGTAGCGCCCAACGGGACAACAGCCAGTACTTCCTGCGCATCTCTACCAAATCACGCGGATCGATCATTCGTCTCAACCGAGCCAATATTATCGAAGGTTCCGAACGGGTTACGGCCAACGGCAAAGCCCTCACCAAAGGCACAGATTACACCATCGACTACAGTTTCGGCCAGATCAACCTGATCAGTCAGGAAGCGCTGGACCCGAACTCCGAGTTGGCCGTGGACTTCGAGTATGCGCCGTTTTTGGCCATACAAAAGAAGACCCTGCTGGGACTGCGATCCGAATATGAGTACAGCAAGGACTTCAAGTTCGGCACGACAGTTCTCTATAAGTCGGACAAAGCTCAGGATCGCAAACCGCGCGTCGGGCAGGAAACAGCCAAGGCCCTGGTATATGATCTCGATGCCAGCCTGACTCTCAGGCCGAGCTTTATCACCAAGATGGTTGATGCCCTCCCTTTGGTCGAGACCGAGTCGCCCTCGAATTTTACTATCTCAGGCGAGATAGCCCAGTCGCATCCCAACCCCAACATCGATGGAGTCGCATACGTCGATGATTTTGAATCGGCGCTTGACCAGCTATCCCTGCGAACGAGCCGGACCTCATGGACCAAATCATCGCAGCCGGTGACCTTGGGTGATGGCTGGATTCGCGGCCAGATGTTGTGGCACACGCCACGGGACCTGGTTAGCGTCGATGACGTTTGGGATCGTGAAGCGGCTCAGGGTCAGGGAACGGTGCGAACCTTCCGCATGATTTTCCGACCGCGCCACGTCGAGACGGAAATCATAGTAGACGATCAGGATCAAGTCCTGGTCGACACCGTGGCTACCGGGCTGTCTTCCTGGGCCGGGATCATGCGTTCTCTCCCCGGTGGCGTCGATCCCAAACGTGCACAGTTGCTTGAAGTCCGGGCTCGGGCCAAAAGCGGAAAACTCCATTTCGACTTTGGGCGAATAAGCGAAGATGTGAACGGCAACGGCTTCGCCGAGTCGGAGGACGGCATCACCTCCGGTGGCGCCCAAAACGGCGCCGTTGAAGAGGACGAAGATGTTGGTCTGGACGGGCTCATCGACGCGGATGAATCAGAAATCTACGACCAGATCAAACACGTATATCCCGATCCGGCCGGTGACAACTGGTACTTTTTGGACGACGGCAAGTGCCCCATACCGAACTGCGACACCATCGACTGGGAAAACGAAGCCACTCGGTATGAGTGGCTCAACGGCACGGAAGGCAACATCAATGATCCATCGGTGCAGGGCAGGCCGGACCAGGAAGTTCTGTCCAGTGGACTAAAAACGGCCAATTCGTATTTCTCATTCGTTTTGGATTTCGAAGCTGATTCCTTCAAGGTGCCGGAATCCAACTGGCCGCCCGGCGTTGGCGAAGATCGGCAATGGTGGACCTATCGTATTCCCATTCAGGACTCGACGGCGCTCGACACCATCGTTGATGCCAGCGGTATGCCTCGGTGGGAGGATGTGCAACATGTCAGAGTGTGGTTTGAAGACGATTCCATGGACGACGACAGTTGGGACACGGTGGAAGTTGCGGCTTGGTACTTCGTTCAGTCGAACTGGCAAGACTCGGTGATTTCGCCTGAGGAAGAACCGTTGACACGATTTGTGGTCGCCTCGGTCAGTACCGAGGACGGCACTTTCAGTCCTCCCAGCGGCGTTGAGGCCTACGAGGACCCGACTACAAATGTCACTGAAGCTCAGCGTGGTCTGCTTTTGCAATTCCAGAATCTGAACAACATCGATACCTGTCTGGCGGTAAAAGAGATGATCGCCGTGGATCAGTATTCAGGCTACCGCGGCATGGAGATGTTTGTTTACGGCGATCCCTCGATGGGTATTAGTCCGGACATTCGGTTCTTCTTTCGCATCGGATCAAATGCCGCCAATTTTTATGAGTATCGGACTTTCATAGACACTGGCTGGAGTAACGGCAATCATGTCAAATTCAATTTTGATGAGTTGACCGGGTTCAAAGATTCATTGATCCGGAATAGTCCCAAGGGGCAGCAGCAGAATATTGATGACAGCAACTCCGTTTATCGAATCAAGGGGAAACCGAATCTAAACGAGGTTCGCTACTTCGCGGCCGGAATTGTCAACACCGCAACTTCGGATACGACCTTGAACGGATTCGTCTGGCTGGATGAGTTACGGGTCACCGGTGTGCGCAAGGATGTCGGTACGGCCGGCCGGTTGTCGGTTAGCGGTTCCCTGGCCGACTTGCTCACCTATAGTTTCAATTTCGATTCCCGAGACCCCTTCTTTCGCCCCATTTCATCGGCAACTCGAGGCGGCGGGCAGAACAATCTCGGCAGCGGCAAAACCACTACTTCGTATCGATACAGTCTGACTCTTCAGGCCCATCGCTTCCTGCCGCCGTCATGGGGCGCCAACATTCCAATCGGCTACACTTATTCCAAGCGAACCACCACGCCGCTTCTGCGCACGGGTACAGACATTGTTCTGCCCGAGGAGGTCCGCCAGCTGGAACAGGACCTCGAAGAAAGCCGTAGCTTCACCATTCGTGAGTCGTTCAGGCACAAGGGTAAGAACCTGCTGTTTGACATACTGCTTAACCGAGTCAGTAACAACGTGACCTATGGACGAAAGGTCTCAAGGCGTGTAACGCAGCCATACGGGTTCAATGAAAACTTCGGTGTCTCCTCCAGTCTGGATATGAATATCAAGGGTATTCCCAGACCGCCGATTCTCTTTTGGACAAAGTCGATTCCGGTGTTGAAACGGTTCTCGGAGACCACTATCGGTATATATCCCACCAATTGGAAATTCTCAGGTAATTTCAATCGTAATATCAGTGTAACCGACGACCCCAACGATAACCGTCGCTCCACATACAAGCGAGACTTCGGCGGACGGATGGACCTGGGCTACAACCTGTTCGACAATCTGAAATCCAGTTTCAACCTTTCTACAAAGCGCGATCTCTCTGATCACGATCTGGTCAATGTCTCGCTGAATGACTTCCGACTCGGTTTGGAGACAAGTTTCTCACAATCGTTCAAAAGTAGTTTCGATCCGAAGCTGCTGAGTTGGTTCACCACCTCTTTCGGTTATCAGGCCGGATACTCAGACTCCTGGGATCGAACCATCGAGGCACGTCACACCAAAATGTCTCGCTCCTGGAACGTCAAAGGTCGCTTTGATCACCTCGGCCTGTTTGGAGGAAAGTCAACCGGTGGCGAGCGTAAGTTTGCCGGACGACGTCGCACCACCCCCCGCGGCCAAAAGAAAGACAAGGACGGAGAGAAAGAGGAGGAAGACAAAAAGACCAAGGGGCGCCCCATTTATGACTATCCCTTGTCCCTCATGCGATTCCTAACCGGGTGGATCAAGCCGCCGACCTACAGCTATGGACAGTCCTTCAACAGTTCGGTGCCGGGGACGCTGGAACGACCTTTGTGGCGATATCGATTCGGGCTGGAACGCACCACCGACGTTGCCGTCGTCAACCAGAGTCGTTCGGTCTCAGCCGGTGAAGGAATCAACTATGACGCCTCCTCAGGTTTCAGTTTTCTCGGCGGTATCTCCTGCGATGTGGCCTTTAAGCGGTCGATAACACGAGATGTTGTCAAGCAGGGTTCGCGCAAAGAAAGTATCTCCACCTCCTGGCCCGAGTTGAAAATCAGGATACAGACCTTCAAAACACTACCGCTGTTGAAGCCGATCGTAAATCGTCTGATCGACGTTTTCGCACCCCGGACCGGTTTTTCGCGGTCGACCAAGGAGACGGTCGATCTGGACGGCGGCTTCACAACTCAGAAGAGCGTGTCCACCAAGTACAACCCGTTGTTGTCGGTGAACTTCAAAGTGTTCAAGGACCTCAGTCTTAACGGTAGTGCCGCCATGTCCCGCGATGAGAGCGAGAAATACAACCTCTCCGACGGCAGCCCACAGTCAAAGTCGCGATCAAGCACCCGCTCATTGGCTTTCGATACCAAGTACTCCTTCCGAGCGCCGGGGGGAATAGGCATCCCATTACTCGGTCGCCTGAAATTCCAGTCACAGGTGTCGATCACCCTGACCGTCAAGATAAACGCCAGCAAAGCCGAAACCTCTTCGGGCGGAAGACCGTGGGTGGCATCTTCTGACAAATCCGATTTCTCCTGGAGCGCGGTGGTAGGTTACTCCTTCAGCCGACAGATCAAAGGCGGCCTGTCCACACGCTGGCAGGATTCCAACGACAACTATCGCAACCAAAAACGACACATGCGCGAAGTTTCCATCTGGACAGAGATTCGCTTCTAA
- the murB gene encoding UDP-N-acetylmuramate dehydrogenase: MVSKPKAEQTVSQDKLIAELGEQLEFDRPLAEFTTFGTGGPARLFLEAKSIEAMTQAVAAANRLKLDYLVIGGGSNLLVADSGYDGLVIRAGIGGLKLLKETEIVCGAGEDLMSLVDFAAGHSLSGLEFAAGIWGSVGGAVFGNAGAYGGDISQVLAEATLVDTKGQVKTVGSEYLRFGYRDSRLKSTQEIVVEARFRLQKSDEKQIRDKVNSILKEREAKFPPTDRCAGCIFKNIPDADSEHGKIPAGRLLEEVGAKSMSVGDARVSERHANIIVNSGKATSKDIRRLADKLKEKVFEKYGIMLQEEVIQVGQF; this comes from the coding sequence ATGGTGTCAAAACCCAAAGCCGAGCAGACGGTCTCCCAAGACAAGCTGATCGCTGAACTGGGTGAACAACTCGAATTCGACCGCCCTCTGGCGGAGTTCACTACCTTTGGCACCGGCGGACCCGCCCGGCTCTTTTTGGAAGCGAAGTCAATCGAGGCGATGACTCAGGCTGTGGCCGCAGCCAACCGACTGAAACTGGATTATCTTGTTATAGGCGGCGGGTCCAACCTTCTGGTGGCCGATTCCGGATATGACGGGCTGGTGATCCGAGCAGGAATCGGCGGGTTGAAACTCTTGAAGGAAACCGAGATTGTCTGCGGCGCCGGTGAGGACCTGATGTCGCTGGTCGATTTTGCGGCCGGCCACTCATTGTCCGGGCTTGAATTCGCCGCCGGTATCTGGGGCTCGGTGGGTGGCGCTGTTTTCGGCAACGCCGGCGCTTACGGCGGAGATATCTCGCAAGTTCTGGCCGAAGCTACTCTGGTAGACACCAAAGGTCAGGTTAAGACTGTCGGTTCAGAGTATCTGCGTTTCGGATACCGTGATTCACGCCTGAAGTCAACCCAGGAGATAGTGGTAGAGGCTCGTTTTCGGTTGCAAAAGAGCGACGAGAAACAAATCCGCGACAAAGTAAACTCGATACTCAAAGAACGAGAGGCCAAGTTTCCGCCGACCGACAGATGTGCCGGATGTATTTTCAAGAATATTCCGGATGCCGACAGCGAACACGGCAAGATTCCGGCCGGTCGGCTGCTCGAAGAAGTGGGCGCCAAGAGCATGTCGGTTGGCGATGCCAGAGTAAGTGAAAGACACGCCAATATCATAGTTAACTCAGGGAAGGCGACCTCAAAGGATATCCGGCGGTTAGCCGACAAATTAAAAGAGAAAGTCTTTGAGAAATATGGTATAATGTTGCAGGAAGAAGTTATTCAGGTTGGCCAGTTCTAA
- a CDS encoding DUF1844 domain-containing protein, translating into MNQFDEKMDPYFFQLVVSLQGGAMQQMGKIASPLTGKVERSLDMAKSSIDMLGMVKEKTEGNLSDEEKKLIEHVLYELRLNYVDELKKPGEPSTESRETDQAASAEEPESDQAEAGADSEAETETDKD; encoded by the coding sequence ATGAATCAATTCGACGAAAAGATGGACCCGTACTTTTTTCAACTGGTCGTTTCACTACAGGGCGGGGCTATGCAGCAGATGGGCAAGATTGCCTCACCCCTGACCGGCAAGGTGGAACGTAGTCTCGACATGGCCAAGAGCTCAATCGACATGTTGGGTATGGTGAAAGAGAAAACAGAAGGAAATCTCAGCGACGAAGAGAAGAAACTGATCGAGCATGTTCTTTATGAACTGCGCCTCAATTATGTCGATGAACTGAAAAAGCCGGGCGAACCGTCGACGGAGAGCCGGGAAACCGATCAGGCGGCATCGGCCGAAGAGCCCGAGTCGGATCAGGCAGAAGCCGGTGCCGATTCCGAGGCGGAAACTGAAACGGATAAAGACTGA
- the recG gene encoding ATP-dependent DNA helicase RecG — MAELRLDSPLQYVKGVGPRKAEVLTKHDLRTVRDLLFYFPRQYLDRTNVVPINQLQVDQSATIIGTVKAHGILHGRKRRYEVILEDDTGAISLMWFAGVRYWQRLFKKGQIFSATGTVSYFMGYQIVHPDLERLEDDSSQMVHAGRIIPVYPQTAELSSVGLGSKSIRRVTSFIFENLSEQVSDLLPAEVRQQSQLVDLHTAIRKLHFPDDREQLEACRRRIAFDELLGFLYLAFKRRSAKEQAIKQHQYKPPDAKLTAFKKNLPFELTSGQKKVTREIFEDLQRDQPMTRMLQGDVGCGKTVVAIAAAAYVAENGLQVAFMAPTEILAEQHARTWGPFLDELGIRCDLLTSSAKPTYKKEIARACAQNDIHVLFGTHALIYDYVAFEKLGLVIIDEQHRFGVQQRSKLHAKGDNPDLLIMTATPIPRTLALTLYGDLDISTIEGLPPGRKPIRTVWRSHDAREKVHRFVIDEVQKGGQVYIIYPLIEKSEQIELENVEDAFAELTSGMFSDLKVGVVHGRVKPKERDKILRQFHDGDLQVLMATTVIEVGIDNPNATLMVIVHAERFGLAQLHQLRGRIGRSDKQATLVALAHPPLSEIARKRLQYFSSTADGFAIAEADMELRGPGEMFGLKQSGIPQLKAARLSMDRDLIDSARSLLGRLHDKPNSLDGAHRRLLAYLVQAAEVKPTELGGG; from the coding sequence GTGGCTGAACTAAGACTCGATTCACCGTTGCAGTACGTCAAAGGTGTCGGACCGCGCAAAGCCGAGGTGCTCACCAAGCACGACCTACGCACGGTGCGTGATCTTTTGTTTTACTTTCCTCGGCAGTATCTGGATAGGACAAACGTCGTCCCAATCAATCAACTGCAAGTGGATCAGTCAGCGACGATAATCGGCACGGTCAAGGCGCACGGTATTTTGCACGGACGCAAACGTCGTTACGAAGTGATTCTCGAAGACGACACCGGGGCGATATCGCTAATGTGGTTCGCCGGCGTCAGGTATTGGCAACGTCTGTTCAAGAAAGGCCAGATTTTCTCAGCCACCGGCACGGTGTCCTATTTTATGGGTTATCAGATCGTCCACCCCGACCTTGAGCGTCTGGAAGATGACTCCTCGCAGATGGTGCACGCCGGGCGGATCATTCCGGTCTATCCGCAGACGGCTGAGCTGTCCAGTGTCGGTTTGGGCAGCAAGTCTATCCGCAGGGTGACATCGTTCATCTTTGAGAACCTGTCGGAACAGGTTAGCGACCTTTTGCCGGCCGAAGTGCGCCAACAGTCGCAGTTGGTCGACCTGCATACAGCCATCCGGAAGTTACATTTCCCCGATGACCGCGAGCAACTGGAAGCTTGTCGGCGTCGTATCGCTTTTGATGAACTGCTGGGCTTTTTGTATCTCGCTTTCAAGCGGCGCTCGGCCAAGGAGCAGGCGATCAAACAACACCAGTACAAGCCGCCGGATGCGAAACTCACCGCTTTCAAAAAGAACCTGCCGTTTGAGTTGACCAGCGGCCAGAAGAAGGTGACTCGAGAGATATTCGAGGACTTGCAGCGCGACCAGCCGATGACGCGCATGCTTCAGGGTGATGTCGGCTGTGGCAAAACAGTTGTGGCCATTGCTGCGGCAGCTTACGTAGCCGAGAACGGTTTGCAGGTGGCTTTCATGGCGCCGACTGAAATCCTGGCCGAGCAGCATGCTCGAACCTGGGGACCGTTCCTGGATGAGCTGGGCATCAGGTGTGATCTGTTGACGTCCAGCGCAAAGCCGACCTACAAGAAGGAGATAGCGCGCGCTTGCGCGCAGAACGACATCCATGTCCTCTTTGGTACCCATGCCTTGATCTATGACTATGTGGCGTTTGAGAAACTCGGATTGGTTATCATTGACGAACAACACCGCTTCGGTGTCCAGCAACGATCCAAACTGCACGCCAAAGGTGACAACCCCGACCTATTGATTATGACCGCGACGCCTATCCCGCGCACCCTGGCGCTGACTCTTTACGGAGATCTGGATATCTCCACTATTGAAGGGCTCCCGCCCGGACGCAAGCCGATCAGAACGGTCTGGCGTTCGCACGATGCCCGCGAAAAAGTGCATCGATTTGTGATCGACGAAGTACAAAAGGGTGGACAGGTGTACATCATCTATCCGTTGATAGAAAAATCTGAGCAGATCGAGTTGGAGAATGTGGAGGACGCCTTTGCCGAACTGACCTCGGGAATGTTTTCCGATTTGAAAGTAGGTGTGGTTCATGGTCGTGTCAAACCGAAAGAACGCGATAAGATACTCAGGCAGTTTCATGACGGTGATCTGCAGGTGCTGATGGCCACAACCGTGATCGAAGTCGGTATCGATAATCCCAACGCCACCCTGATGGTAATCGTGCACGCCGAACGATTCGGTCTGGCCCAGTTGCATCAATTGCGGGGGCGCATAGGTCGTTCCGACAAGCAGGCTACATTGGTGGCGCTGGCGCACCCGCCCCTTTCGGAGATCGCACGTAAACGCTTGCAGTATTTCAGTTCGACTGCCGATGGTTTCGCCATCGCTGAGGCCGATATGGAATTGCGCGGACCGGGGGAGATGTTCGGTCTCAAGCAGTCCGGAATCCCCCAACTGAAGGCGGCGCGTTTGTCGATGGACCGCGACTTGATAGACTCGGCCCGCAGTCTGCTGGGCAGGTTGCACGACAAACCGAACAGCCTTGACGGCGCTCATCGTCGTTTGCTGGCTTATCTGGTGCAAGCCGCCGAAGTTAAGCCAACTGAACTTGGCGGCGGCTAA
- a CDS encoding CPBP family intramembrane metalloprotease, with protein sequence MTDTTDSHDRPVALLVMAYTAVYLIYLWLFVELENEGMHWITLVLIPALLLWLTNRSVHGKFSFGDLMRSVGFNRRHLKRGILWGMACGIPLAVVQTQLSRKGDEIWEVIMSGDVFIRLPMAFVLMLITAGFTEEFFFRGVLQTTLVRRIGNRWLAIGISAVLFGFYHLPYAYLNENWSTHGDFWGAMQEGVLMASVMGIILGIIYDRSKNLIAPIVCHSLFNAVFAMTMWNLSLKFG encoded by the coding sequence TTGACCGATACGACCGACAGCCATGACCGACCGGTCGCTCTTTTGGTCATGGCATACACTGCTGTCTACCTAATCTATCTTTGGTTATTTGTGGAACTTGAGAACGAAGGCATGCACTGGATAACCCTGGTGTTAATTCCTGCGTTATTGCTTTGGCTGACCAATCGATCGGTTCACGGCAAGTTTTCGTTTGGCGACCTGATGCGATCAGTCGGTTTCAATCGTCGGCATCTCAAGCGCGGAATACTCTGGGGAATGGCCTGCGGTATCCCGCTGGCGGTAGTTCAAACGCAACTGTCGCGCAAGGGCGACGAAATCTGGGAAGTGATTATGTCCGGCGACGTGTTCATCCGTCTGCCGATGGCCTTTGTGTTGATGCTCATTACCGCCGGATTCACCGAAGAGTTTTTCTTTCGCGGCGTGTTGCAAACTACGCTGGTGCGCAGGATCGGCAATAGGTGGTTGGCTATCGGTATCTCGGCTGTTCTGTTTGGCTTCTATCACCTGCCCTATGCTTACCTGAATGAAAACTGGTCGACCCACGGTGACTTCTGGGGCGCGATGCAAGAAGGCGTGTTGATGGCGAGTGTCATGGGGATCATTTTGGGGATCATATATGACCGCAGCAAGAATCTGATCGCACCGATAGTATGTCACTCGTTGTTCAACGCTGTTTTTGCGATGACCATGTGGAACCTGAGCTTGAAGTTTGGGTGA